In Nicotiana tabacum cultivar K326 chromosome 2, ASM71507v2, whole genome shotgun sequence, the following proteins share a genomic window:
- the LOC107790152 gene encoding protein PHOSPHATE STARVATION RESPONSE 3, whose protein sequence is MPGKFKQLLSSNMGSNRSDCSSKERLKWTQQLHDLFEKAVTQLGGPERATPKGILKVMGIEGLTIFHVKSHLQKYRMSKFVREDEDPVLGKFERKSISEILPNFSATAGAQLNEALQMHMDARRRLSDHLEVQRNLKMKLEAQERFLDGIMEEHKARASGSRLSCKSYTYSPLSLPSLCDELSESNVKELESDFEVDRNEIKSFDPGCQAQARKRTRIDEDVILSHRYINSNVAYPSLTQNHPYI, encoded by the exons ATGCCTGGGAAGTTCAAACAGCTGCTGAGTTCCAATATGGGTTCGAATCGTTCCGATTGTTCGTCAAAGGAGAGACTGAAATGGACTCAACAACTTCATGATCTGTTCGAGAAGGCAGTTACTCAGCTTGGAGGCCCAGAAA GAGCAACACCAAAAGGAATTTTGAAGGTTATGGGAATTGAAGGACTGACTATCTTCCATGTTAAAAGCCACCTACAG AAGTACCGGATGTCAAAATTTGTACGTGAAGATGAAGATCCCGTTC TTGGCAAGTTTGAAAGGAAAAGCATATCAGAAATTTTGCCAAATTTCAGTGCCACAGC GGGCGCTCAGCTTAATGAAGCACTACAAATGCATATGGATGCACGAAGGCGATTAAGCGATCATCTTGAG GTTCAAAGAAACTTGAAGATGAAACTTGAAGCACAAGAAAGATTTCTAGACGGAATAATGGAGGAACATAAAGCTCGTGCTTCAGGTTCAAGGCTAAGCTGCAAGTCCTACACATATTCACCCTTGTCATTACCATCTCTATGTGACGAATTATCTGAATCAAACGTTAAAGAACTCGAATCTGATTTCGAGGTTGATAGAAACGAGATAAAGTCTTTCGATCCTGGATGTCAAGCTCAAGCACGGAAAAGGACTCgaattgatgaagatgtaataTTGTCTCATCGATACATTAATAGTAATGTTGCATATCCATCACTCACTCAAAATCATCCTTATATATAA